Proteins from a single region of Chryseobacterium sp. W4I1:
- a CDS encoding discoidin domain-containing protein, producing MQKYFLTFAVLFGIWVGAQQKTFCNPINIDYGYTPFEVFSRQGKHRATADPVIVNFKDKLFLFSTNQEGYWYSDDMLDWKFVKRKFLRDNKYIHDLNAPAVWAMKDTLYVYGSTWEQDFPIWKSTNPTKDDWKIAVDTLKVGAWDPAFHYDEDKNKLYLYWGSSNEWPLLGTEVKVKTLQSEGFTKPIIKLKPEDHGWERFGEYNDNVFLQPFVEGAWMTKHNGKYYMQYGAPATEFSGYSDGVYVSKNPLEGFEYQQHNPFSYKPGGFARGAGHGATFEDNFKNWWHVSTIFISTKNNFERRLGIWPAGFDKDDVMYTNTAYGDYPTFLPQYAQGKDFSKGLFAGWMLLNYNKPVQVSSTLGGYQPNLAVDEDIKTYWSAKTGNSGEWFQTDLGEVSTINAIQINYADQDAEFMGKTLGKMHQYKIYGSNDGKKWNVVVDKSKNTKDVPHDYVELEKPAKARFLKMENLKMPTGKFALSGFRVFGKGAGEKPKKVEGFVPLRADPKKYGERRSIWVKWQQNQDADGYVIYWGKSPDKLYGSIMVYGKNEYFFTGADRTDAYYFQIEAFNANGISERTEISKSE from the coding sequence ATGCAGAAGTACTTTTTAACATTCGCTGTTCTGTTCGGGATATGGGTAGGTGCCCAGCAGAAAACATTCTGTAACCCAATTAATATCGATTATGGTTATACACCGTTCGAAGTTTTCTCAAGACAAGGGAAACACCGGGCAACAGCGGACCCAGTAATTGTCAATTTTAAAGATAAATTATTTCTTTTTTCCACTAATCAGGAAGGCTATTGGTATAGCGACGATATGCTGGACTGGAAATTTGTGAAAAGAAAATTTCTGAGAGACAATAAATATATCCATGACCTGAATGCTCCGGCAGTCTGGGCCATGAAAGATACTCTCTATGTGTACGGATCTACCTGGGAACAGGATTTTCCGATTTGGAAAAGTACCAATCCTACGAAAGATGACTGGAAAATTGCTGTAGACACTTTAAAAGTTGGTGCGTGGGATCCGGCGTTCCATTATGATGAAGATAAAAACAAACTTTATCTGTACTGGGGATCCAGCAACGAATGGCCACTGCTTGGAACCGAAGTAAAGGTTAAAACGCTCCAGTCTGAAGGTTTTACAAAACCCATTATAAAATTAAAACCTGAAGACCATGGTTGGGAAAGATTCGGGGAGTATAATGATAATGTTTTCCTCCAGCCTTTCGTAGAAGGAGCCTGGATGACCAAACACAATGGAAAGTATTATATGCAATACGGTGCTCCTGCCACTGAATTCAGCGGATATTCTGATGGAGTATATGTAAGCAAAAATCCTCTGGAAGGTTTTGAGTATCAGCAGCACAATCCCTTTTCCTACAAGCCGGGAGGCTTTGCTAGAGGAGCAGGTCATGGCGCTACTTTTGAAGATAATTTTAAGAACTGGTGGCATGTTTCGACCATTTTTATTTCCACTAAAAATAATTTTGAAAGAAGACTTGGGATCTGGCCTGCAGGTTTTGACAAAGATGATGTGATGTATACCAATACAGCTTATGGAGATTATCCAACCTTCCTTCCGCAGTATGCACAGGGCAAAGATTTTTCAAAAGGCCTTTTTGCAGGCTGGATGCTGCTGAATTACAATAAACCCGTGCAGGTTTCCTCAACTTTAGGAGGCTATCAACCCAATCTGGCGGTAGATGAAGATATCAAGACGTATTGGAGTGCAAAAACAGGGAATTCAGGAGAATGGTTTCAGACCGATCTTGGTGAAGTTTCTACCATTAATGCGATTCAGATCAACTATGCGGATCAGGATGCAGAATTTATGGGTAAAACTTTAGGCAAAATGCATCAGTACAAGATTTACGGATCGAATGACGGTAAAAAATGGAACGTTGTTGTAGATAAAAGCAAAAATACGAAAGATGTTCCCCACGATTATGTAGAACTTGAAAAACCGGCAAAGGCAAGATTCCTTAAAATGGAAAACCTGAAAATGCCTACAGGAAAATTCGCATTGAGCGGTTTCAGGGTTTTTGGAAAAGGAGCGGGGGAAAAGCCAAAGAAAGTGGAAGGATTTGTTCCTTTACGGGCTGATCCTAAAAAATATGGAGAAAGAAGAAGTATCTGGGTGAAATGGCAGCAGAATCAGGATGCTGACGGATATGTAATTTACTGGGGGAAATCTCCTGACAAATTATACGGAAGCATAATGGTGTATGGAAAGAATGAATATTTCTTTACCGGAGCCGATAGAACGGATGCTTACTATTTCCAGATTGAAGCTTTCAATGCCAATGGAATTTCAGAGAGAACGGAGATTTCAAAATCTGAATAA
- a CDS encoding alpha/beta hydrolase: MLRNYVFSIIKCLVIVLFISGCKEKKLTLGKGISFEKEENVRYGNNPEQVLDLYIPHQETSEKKDVFLIIHGGGWRGGNKTELTFFTLSMMQKFPDHIFANINYRLATATSAGIPNQTDDIGTAIKYLEQKLKYNPRFILLGNSAGAHLSMLYAYHFNAQKKIKAVVNIVGPSDLSDPGFEKYQDYSFVKNYLIDPKAVPTKMSKTLFASPVSWIESASAPTLSYYGNRDQIIPLSQKRILDSVLIRNKVIHETYEFDGGHLDWDKAPNDLFLIDKIATFLRQLDKK; this comes from the coding sequence ATGCTAAGAAATTATGTATTCAGTATTATCAAATGCTTAGTTATTGTGCTTTTTATTTCCGGCTGCAAGGAAAAGAAATTGACGCTGGGTAAGGGCATCAGTTTTGAGAAGGAAGAAAATGTCCGTTATGGAAATAATCCCGAACAGGTCCTGGATCTTTATATACCTCATCAGGAAACATCGGAAAAGAAAGATGTTTTTCTTATCATCCATGGTGGAGGCTGGCGTGGTGGGAATAAAACTGAACTTACTTTTTTCACACTCTCGATGATGCAGAAATTTCCGGATCATATTTTTGCAAATATCAATTACAGGCTTGCAACAGCAACCAGTGCAGGGATACCAAACCAGACAGATGACATCGGGACTGCTATAAAATATTTAGAACAAAAGCTGAAGTACAATCCCAGATTTATCCTTCTTGGTAACAGCGCCGGCGCTCATTTATCAATGCTATATGCTTATCATTTTAATGCTCAAAAAAAGATAAAAGCTGTAGTAAATATTGTAGGACCTTCTGATTTGTCTGATCCCGGTTTTGAAAAATATCAGGATTACTCCTTTGTTAAAAACTATCTTATCGATCCCAAAGCCGTTCCAACAAAAATGTCTAAAACCCTTTTCGCAAGTCCGGTCAGCTGGATAGAATCTGCTTCAGCGCCTACCCTTTCGTATTACGGAAACAGAGATCAGATCATACCTTTATCTCAAAAAAGAATATTGGATTCTGTTTTGATCCGAAATAAAGTCATACACGAAACCTATGAGTTCGACGGCGGGCATCTGGATTGGGACAAAGCTCCTAATGATCTATTTTTAATCGATAAAATTGCTACATTCTTGAGGCAGTTGGACAAAAAATAA
- a CDS encoding TonB-dependent receptor — MKFIATAVFLFGGLGWAIAQNSGNISGVLKQHNGEVLRKATVELVEINKHTLTDQDGKFSFEHLTDGDYHIKIQVIGSAEKTIEVKVVQNGPAVVNYQLEKENISAIQEITLSSNVNKFSKKESPYVSKLPLKNIETPQVYISVPKELIQEQIAVNLGSISKNIPGAGIPMLANQGRVTFLSRGFTTEPMVRNGISGFAYTTIDPANLEKIEAIKGPSATLFGSNLSTYGGLFNRVTKKPFNGFGGEISYTAGSWNYNRFAVDVNTAVNTDKTILFRLNGAATFQKSFQDLGFSNALSIAPSISYQINDRLSLLFDIEYGHEKATSVVRFNPFLGSNKVQSIADMGFPYNRLFGSNGIPYETEMMNIFAQMNYKISDNWTSQTLVSRAKSTIDGYITAINGASDTTARLQVMKGNTNFIATNIQQNFIGDFKILGHRNRLIVGLDYYNNANSFDRVTINGSPFDFTGTTPYSVNQAAIDNLAASGTPRIEKNGDNSYAVYVSDVFNITDRFLAMVSVRADRYQNMGVTNIAQNVTTGDYWQTNFSPKFGLVYEVVKDKVSVFGNYMNGFTNKGGADISGNTFKPEQANQKELGVKGDLFGHKLVGTISYYDIDVKNMVRQDPFNSLYSIQDGGQRSKGFELEFAANPLKGLNIIAGYAYNDSKMTKADDKINGLRPALSGPSNLYNLWMSYQMMSGELKGLGIGFGGNKGNHSFQTNTTTSKVIIPAYTTLDATLFYDHKNFRAGIKVNNLTNEKTWSVRLTPQNPTQVLGSIAYKF, encoded by the coding sequence ATGAAATTTATAGCTACTGCAGTCTTCCTTTTTGGAGGTTTAGGATGGGCCATTGCCCAAAACTCCGGAAATATTTCTGGTGTTCTCAAACAACATAACGGAGAAGTTCTTCGGAAAGCAACAGTGGAACTGGTAGAGATCAATAAACATACGCTTACCGACCAGGACGGAAAATTTAGTTTTGAGCATCTTACTGATGGTGATTATCACATCAAAATCCAGGTGATCGGTTCGGCAGAGAAGACCATTGAAGTTAAAGTAGTTCAGAACGGGCCTGCTGTAGTCAATTACCAACTGGAGAAAGAAAATATTTCTGCCATTCAGGAAATCACACTGTCGAGCAATGTCAATAAGTTTTCTAAAAAAGAAAGCCCTTATGTATCAAAACTTCCTTTAAAAAATATAGAAACACCACAGGTTTACATCAGCGTTCCTAAAGAACTGATCCAGGAGCAGATTGCGGTTAATCTCGGAAGTATTTCCAAAAATATTCCCGGTGCTGGTATTCCTATGCTGGCCAATCAGGGACGAGTTACTTTTCTTTCCCGTGGATTTACCACTGAGCCTATGGTGAGAAATGGGATCTCCGGTTTTGCTTATACCACCATTGATCCTGCCAATCTTGAGAAGATAGAAGCTATAAAAGGACCTTCTGCCACATTATTCGGTTCTAATCTTTCTACGTACGGAGGTTTATTCAACAGGGTGACCAAAAAACCATTTAACGGTTTTGGCGGTGAAATATCTTATACCGCCGGAAGCTGGAACTACAATCGTTTTGCAGTGGATGTGAATACGGCTGTGAATACTGATAAAACAATTCTTTTCAGATTAAATGGTGCAGCTACTTTTCAAAAGAGTTTTCAGGATCTCGGTTTTAGCAACGCACTTTCGATAGCTCCGTCAATTTCATATCAGATCAATGACAGACTTTCTCTTTTATTTGATATAGAATACGGGCACGAAAAGGCAACATCGGTGGTAAGATTTAATCCTTTCCTGGGTAGTAATAAAGTACAGTCTATTGCAGATATGGGATTTCCTTACAACAGATTATTTGGAAGCAACGGCATTCCTTATGAAACTGAAATGATGAATATTTTTGCCCAGATGAATTATAAAATTTCTGACAATTGGACTTCACAGACGCTTGTATCCCGTGCAAAATCTACCATCGACGGATATATTACAGCCATTAACGGAGCTTCTGATACCACTGCCCGCTTGCAGGTAATGAAAGGAAATACCAACTTCATTGCTACCAATATTCAGCAGAACTTTATTGGGGATTTCAAGATTTTAGGGCACCGGAACAGGCTGATTGTCGGTTTGGATTATTATAATAATGCCAATAGTTTTGACAGGGTCACCATCAATGGGTCACCTTTTGATTTTACTGGAACTACCCCTTACTCCGTAAACCAGGCCGCTATTGATAATCTTGCGGCATCGGGAACTCCAAGAATTGAGAAAAATGGCGACAACAGTTATGCTGTTTATGTATCAGATGTTTTTAATATTACAGACAGGTTTTTGGCCATGGTAAGTGTAAGGGCAGACCGCTATCAAAATATGGGAGTGACCAATATTGCTCAAAATGTAACTACGGGAGATTATTGGCAGACCAATTTTTCTCCGAAATTTGGATTGGTGTATGAAGTGGTAAAAGATAAGGTTTCAGTTTTCGGGAATTATATGAACGGCTTTACCAATAAAGGTGGCGCCGATATTTCCGGTAATACCTTTAAGCCGGAACAGGCGAATCAGAAAGAGCTGGGAGTAAAAGGAGACCTTTTCGGCCACAAACTCGTAGGAACCATTAGCTATTATGATATTGATGTTAAGAATATGGTCCGTCAGGATCCTTTCAACAGTTTATATTCTATTCAGGATGGAGGTCAGCGAAGCAAAGGGTTCGAGCTGGAGTTCGCTGCCAACCCATTAAAAGGATTGAATATTATTGCAGGGTATGCGTATAATGACAGTAAAATGACCAAGGCAGATGATAAAATCAATGGTCTTCGTCCTGCACTTTCAGGGCCCTCCAACTTATATAATCTTTGGATGAGTTATCAGATGATGAGCGGAGAACTGAAAGGGTTGGGAATTGGTTTTGGAGGAAATAAAGGAAATCATTCTTTCCAGACAAATACAACAACTTCAAAGGTAATCATTCCCGCATATACGACTTTAGATGCCACGTTATTTTATGATCATAAAAACTTCAGAGCAGGAATAAAAGTGAATAATTTAACTAATGAAAAAACCTGGTCTGTAAGATTAACTCCGCAAAATCCAACTCAGGTTTTAGGAAGCATTGCCTATAAATTTTAA